Proteins from a single region of Numenius arquata chromosome Z, bNumArq3.hap1.1, whole genome shotgun sequence:
- the CORO2A gene encoding coronin-2A has translation MSWHPQYRSSKFRHVYGKAASKDKCYDCVPITRNVHDNHFCAVNPHFIAVVTECAGGGAFLVIPIHQTGKLDPHYPKICGHKGNVLDIKWNPFNDFVIASCSEDATVKIWDIPKHLLTKNITSPKKELLGHVRRVGLIEWHPTANNILFSSGYDYKIMIWNLDTKEAVISNPVKILDAHKDVVLSMSFNTDGSLLATACRDRKIRLIDPRAGTVLQEASYKSHRVNKVLFLGNMKKLFSTGTSRWNNRQIALWDQNDLSVPLLEEDLDGSSGLLFPFYDSDTHMLYVVGKGDGNIRYYEISPEKPYLNYLMEYRSHLPQKGIGMMPKRGLEVSACEIFRFYKLIPTKSLIEPISMIVPRRSESYQEDIYPLTTGAQPALTAQEWLNGVNKGPLLVSLKPGSGAVNSLLQFPEPEPLMETTDLSQHQGRGGKKPLEDLQKPSDIADRRKQLKVEDKLPKNEQMRLSNDFDIFECPPPKTENELLQMFYRQQEEIRRLRELVNQRDVQIKQLELELRNLCMDTGNY, from the exons ATGTCGTGGCACCCGCAGTACCGCAGCTCCAAGTTCCGCCATGTGTACGGTAAAGCCGCCAGCAAGGACAAGTGCTATGACTGCGTGCCCATCACCCGCAACGTCCATGACAACCACTTCTGTGCCGTGAACCCCCACTTCATTGCGGTGGTGACCGAGTGCGCGGGCGGGGGGGCCTTCCTCGTCATTCCCATCCACCAG acaggCAAGCTCGACCCACATTATCCCAAAATATGTGGGCATAAAGGGAATGTTCTGGACATCAAGTGGAACCCGTTCAATGACTTTGTCATAGCTTCATGTTCAGAAGATGCCACA GTTAAAATCTGGGACATCCCCAAGCACTTGCTAACAAAAAATATTACCAGTCCGAAGAAGGAACTTCTTGGGCATGTTCGAAGAGTGGGCCTCATTGAATGGCATCCCACTGCTAATAACATCCTCTTCAGCTCTGGCTATGACTACAAG ATAATGATCTGGAACCTTGACACCAAGGAGGCTGTCATCTCGAACCCCGTGAAGATCCTTGACGCTCACAAAGATGTGGTCCTCTCCATGTCATTCAACACAGATGGCAGTCTCCTTGCCACAGCCTGCAGAGACAGAAAGATACGTCTGATAGACCCACGTGCAGGAACAGTCCTACAA GAAGCCAGCTACAAGTCCCACAGAGTCAATAAAGTCTTGTTCCTTGGAAACATGAAAAAGCTGTTCTCTACTGGAACATCTCGGTGGAATAATAGGCAAATTGCACTATGGGATCAA AACGACCTTTCTGTGCCTTTACTGGAGGAGGACCTGGATGGCTCCTCGGGACTCCTGTTTCCCTTCTACGACTCAGACACTCACATGCTTTACGTTGTGGGAAAG gGTGATGGAAATATACGGTACTATGAGATAAGCCCTGAGAAACCATACCTGAACTACCTGATGGAGTATCGTTCTCATTTACCACAGAAGGGAATTG GAATGATGCCAAAGAGAGGCCTTGAAGTGTCGGCTTGTGAGATTTTCCGTTTCTACAAACTGATCCCAACTAAAAGCCTGATTGAGCCCATCTCCATGATTGTGCCTCGACGG TCGGAGTCATACCAGGAAGACATCTACCCTTTGACCACAGGAGCCCAGCCAGCACTGACAGCACAAGAGTGGCTGAACGGAGTTAACAAAG GGCCTCTCTTGGTATCATTAAAACCAGGCTCTGGAGCTGTGAATTCCTTACTGCAGTTTCCTGAGCCAGAGCCACTCATGGAGACTACTGACCTGAGCCAGCACCAGGGTCGGGGAGGAAAGAAGCCACTGGAGGACTTACAGAAGCCAAGTGATATCGCAGACAGGAGAAAACAGCTGAAAGTGGAGGATAAATTGCCAAAAAATGAGCAAATGCGCCTCTCCAATGACTTTGACATATTTGAGTGTCCACCACCTAAAACTGAAAATGAG CTTTTGCAGATGTTTTACCGGCAACAGGAAGAAATCCGTAGACTACGTGAGCTGGTAAATCAGAGAGATGTCCAAATTaaacagctggagctggagctcagAAACCTCTGCATGGACACAGGCAATTACTGA